One segment of Macrotis lagotis isolate mMagLag1 chromosome 1, bilby.v1.9.chrom.fasta, whole genome shotgun sequence DNA contains the following:
- the DSTN gene encoding destrin isoform X1 yields MKVRKCSTPEEIKKRKKAVIFCLSADKKCIIVEEGKEILVGDVGVTITDPFKHFVGMLPEKDCRYALYDASFETKESRKEELMFFLWAPELAPLKSKMIYASSKDAIKKKFPGIKHECQANGPEDLNRASIAEKLGGSLIVAFEGCPV; encoded by the exons ATGAAGGTTCGGAAATGTTCCACAccagaagaaatcaagaaaagaaagaaggcagtTATCTTTTGTCTCAGTGCTGACAAGAAATGCATCATTGTAGAAGAAGGCAAAGAGATCTTAGTGGGAGATGTTGGTGTAACCATCACTGATCCTTTCAAGCATTTTGTGGGAATGCTTCCTGAAAAGGATTGTCGCTATGCTTTATATGATGCAAGCTTTGAAACAAAGGAATCAAGAAAAGAAGAGTTGATGTTTTTTCTATG gGCACCAGAACTAGCTCCcctcaaaagtaaaatgatataTGCAAGCTCCAAGGATGCaatcaaaaagaaatttccaG GCATTAAACACGAATGTCAAGCAAATGGACCAGAAGATCTCAACCGGGCTTCTATTGCTGAGAAACTAGGAGGGTCCTTAATTGTAGCTTTTGAAGGCTGTCCTGTGTAG
- the DSTN gene encoding destrin isoform X2 has translation MASGVQVADEVCRIFYDMKVRKCSTPEEIKKRKKAVIFCLSADKKCIIVEEGKEILVGDVGVTITDPFKHFVGMLPEKDCRYALYDASFETKESRKEELMFFLWAPELAPLKSKMIYASSKDAIKKKFPGIKHECQANGPEDLNRASIAEKLGGSLIVAFEGCPV, from the exons GCCTCAGGAGTGCAAGTAGCTGATGAAGTATGCCGCATTTTCTATGATATGAAGGTTCGGAAATGTTCCACAccagaagaaatcaagaaaagaaagaaggcagtTATCTTTTGTCTCAGTGCTGACAAGAAATGCATCATTGTAGAAGAAGGCAAAGAGATCTTAGTGGGAGATGTTGGTGTAACCATCACTGATCCTTTCAAGCATTTTGTGGGAATGCTTCCTGAAAAGGATTGTCGCTATGCTTTATATGATGCAAGCTTTGAAACAAAGGAATCAAGAAAAGAAGAGTTGATGTTTTTTCTATG gGCACCAGAACTAGCTCCcctcaaaagtaaaatgatataTGCAAGCTCCAAGGATGCaatcaaaaagaaatttccaG GCATTAAACACGAATGTCAAGCAAATGGACCAGAAGATCTCAACCGGGCTTCTATTGCTGAGAAACTAGGAGGGTCCTTAATTGTAGCTTTTGAAGGCTGTCCTGTGTAG